In a genomic window of Dyadobacter fermentans DSM 18053:
- a CDS encoding MBL fold metallo-hydrolase RNA specificity domain-containing protein: MLIQFFGAARTVTGSKHLITTEKGTKVLLDCGLFQGIQTDEFNQEFGFKPADVDYVILSHAHIDHSGLLPRLVRKGFKGPIYCTAATADLCRVMLLDSAHIQEKDLERINKRRQKQGRPLLEELYNAEDAAQALSLLKTVRYGQTFFLGEENEISVFLTDAAHLLGSAAVHLSIPDGGTFKQVTFTGDIGRPEDRILRKPEPFPQADYIICESTYGDRLHEKEIDMHAHLLRIVQETCVRRRGKLIIPAFAIDRTQELIYALDQLSSSGQLPQIPVYIDSPLAIRATAIMKEHDECFNPEILEYIEKDGDAFAFPYLNYISDVQESIALNDRKEPCIIISASGMAEAGRIKHHIKNNIGDPDSTILLVGYASANTLAGALKRGDRQVNIFGERLDVKCRVETMDSFSGHGDYSEMLDFLSCQTPERVKEVFLVHGEYETQVAFKLKLEKAGFRKIHIPALYEGVKI; this comes from the coding sequence ATGCTGATCCAATTCTTTGGCGCCGCACGCACCGTTACCGGAAGCAAGCACCTCATTACCACTGAAAAAGGAACAAAAGTATTGCTCGACTGCGGGCTTTTCCAGGGCATTCAAACCGACGAATTCAACCAGGAATTCGGCTTCAAACCTGCTGATGTCGACTATGTGATCCTTTCACACGCGCACATCGACCACTCGGGGCTGCTCCCGCGCCTGGTGCGCAAGGGCTTCAAAGGACCAATTTACTGCACCGCCGCCACTGCCGACCTTTGCCGCGTAATGCTGCTCGACAGCGCCCATATCCAGGAAAAAGACCTTGAACGCATCAATAAGCGCCGCCAAAAACAGGGCCGCCCGCTGCTGGAAGAGCTTTATAATGCCGAAGACGCCGCGCAGGCGTTGAGCCTTCTCAAAACCGTTCGTTACGGGCAAACTTTCTTTTTGGGCGAAGAAAACGAAATTTCCGTATTCCTGACCGACGCCGCGCATTTGCTGGGCAGCGCCGCCGTGCATTTGAGCATTCCTGATGGCGGCACATTTAAACAAGTGACTTTTACTGGCGACATCGGCCGACCTGAGGACCGCATTCTACGCAAACCGGAACCATTTCCGCAGGCCGATTACATCATTTGCGAATCGACTTACGGCGACCGGCTGCACGAAAAAGAGATTGATATGCATGCGCATTTGCTGCGCATTGTGCAGGAAACCTGTGTGCGCCGCCGCGGTAAACTGATCATCCCGGCCTTCGCAATCGACCGCACGCAGGAGCTCATTTACGCGCTCGACCAGCTCTCGAGCTCGGGCCAGCTTCCTCAAATCCCGGTGTACATCGACAGCCCGCTGGCGATCCGCGCGACGGCGATCATGAAGGAACACGACGAATGCTTCAATCCCGAAATCCTCGAATACATCGAGAAAGACGGCGACGCGTTCGCATTTCCGTACCTGAATTACATTTCGGACGTGCAGGAATCCATTGCGCTCAACGATCGCAAGGAGCCCTGCATCATCATTTCCGCCTCGGGAATGGCCGAAGCGGGGCGCATTAAGCATCATATTAAAAACAACATCGGCGACCCGGACTCGACGATCCTGCTCGTCGGCTATGCCTCTGCCAACACGCTTGCGGGCGCATTGAAGCGCGGCGACAGGCAGGTAAACATTTTCGGGGAGCGCCTGGATGTGAAGTGCCGCGTCGAAACGATGGATTCCTTCTCCGGCCACGGCGATTACAGCGAAATGCTGGATTTTCTTTCGTGCCAAACGCCGGAGCGGGTGAAGGAAGTGTTCCTCGTCCACGGCGAATACGAAACGCAGGTCGCATTCAAATTGAAGCTGGAAAAGGCCGGATTCCGCAAAATCCACATTCCGGCGCTGTATGAGGGTGTAAAAATTTAA
- a CDS encoding pentapeptide repeat-containing protein: METIKEISLNSECVVITAHCVMLSNSTFNDVNMSNISIVDANLSDLHIEGAQLGGAVFENIGMCPPDHPMYDPNAEQRPLLFKHCDLHKSKLVNCDLSGVEISDCNIEGLKVNGILISDLLATRS, from the coding sequence ATGGAAACGATCAAAGAAATCTCCCTGAATAGCGAATGCGTCGTCATCACCGCTCATTGTGTAATGCTTTCCAACTCTACATTCAATGATGTAAATATGAGCAACATATCGATCGTGGATGCCAATTTGAGCGATTTGCATATTGAAGGCGCACAACTCGGCGGTGCGGTGTTCGAAAACATAGGCATGTGCCCACCCGACCATCCCATGTATGATCCGAATGCGGAACAGCGCCCGCTACTTTTTAAGCATTGTGATTTGCACAAGAGTAAGTTAGTGAATTGCGACCTAAGCGGCGTAGAGATTTCCGACTGCAATATCGAAGGATTAAAAGTTAATGGCATACTGATCTCCGATTTGCTGGCAACCAGAAGTTAA
- a CDS encoding T9SS type A sorting domain-containing protein translates to MRFLAKYRYIVAFMAIALAPTAASAQTITIDFQNKVVSPDGLTWTFDIAAKGIAVGTIYEGPDNDNWQAMNIRLDLDLPAGVTIVGGSGSGELANTTGQVGVQTAVPGIGSVGKSALGLTIARSAPPGLPGQQDINVNDYTKLATFTVTFSGQVFNSTKAYPRLALNKDGSSWTNVSDSKRRPISFGGAPGSTMGTITLPVKLVNFDAKKENRTAHLTWATSEEIDAAYFEVQKSSDGKSWNAISKVNAQGDSKQVTKYESTDASPYGGTNLYRLHMVDLDGSDAYSTIRSLVFESTSVALYPNPAQKALYVKTDANEKVKAVDITDLQGRVIYKGNATAIDTDQYAAGKYVVSVTLENGTVSRHEVIIAP, encoded by the coding sequence ATGAGATTTTTAGCTAAATATAGATACATCGTCGCGTTCATGGCCATTGCCCTTGCGCCGACAGCGGCATCCGCACAAACCATTACCATTGACTTTCAAAACAAAGTGGTAAGTCCGGATGGTCTAACCTGGACGTTTGATATCGCCGCGAAAGGAATTGCGGTGGGAACGATTTACGAAGGACCCGACAATGACAACTGGCAGGCGATGAACATCAGGTTGGATTTGGATTTGCCGGCAGGAGTTACCATTGTAGGTGGCTCAGGATCTGGCGAGCTTGCAAATACCACCGGCCAGGTAGGCGTTCAGACGGCTGTTCCCGGTATAGGGTCAGTTGGCAAATCCGCACTTGGATTGACAATCGCAAGATCGGCTCCTCCGGGCTTGCCTGGCCAGCAGGACATTAATGTCAACGACTACACCAAGCTTGCCACATTTACCGTCACTTTCTCGGGACAGGTGTTTAATAGCACCAAAGCGTATCCGCGACTGGCTCTGAACAAAGATGGAAGTTCCTGGACCAACGTCTCTGATTCTAAACGTCGTCCCATCTCTTTCGGCGGAGCTCCTGGCTCCACAATGGGCACCATTACGCTCCCGGTCAAACTGGTGAACTTCGATGCAAAAAAGGAAAATAGAACCGCTCATCTGACCTGGGCAACATCCGAAGAGATCGATGCAGCCTATTTTGAAGTTCAAAAGAGCTCCGATGGGAAAAGCTGGAACGCCATTTCAAAAGTGAACGCCCAAGGTGATTCCAAACAGGTAACAAAATACGAGTCAACAGATGCATCACCGTACGGCGGTACCAACCTTTACCGACTTCACATGGTAGACCTGGACGGTAGCGACGCATACAGCACAATACGGAGTCTGGTGTTCGAAAGCACTTCCGTTGCACTTTACCCCAATCCCGCCCAGAAGGCGTTGTACGTAAAAACCGATGCAAATGAGAAGGTGAAGGCGGTTGACATTACCGACTTGCAAGGACGAGTGATTTATAAAGGCAATGCAACTGCTATCGATACAGATCAATACGCGGCTGGAAAATATGTAGTGAGCGTTACGCTGGAAAACGGCACTGTCAGCAGGCATGAAGTGATTATAGCACCATAA
- a CDS encoding Crp/Fnr family transcriptional regulator: protein MQLSEDIKPLHHLLEASKFMVSDEIREKFQQNLKRFMIPKGRVLVDLGQVSPSLYFIEKGVMRTYYLRGSEDITSLLVSEGDIVCIAESFLLQKLSNEVLETLEDTTVYALSYDSYRKLVEEDAYMGKLAVKLLEQHLINFTDKVKVFKYLSVEERIAHYISQPSSLFRRIPDHYIATYLGTTPATFSRCLKTVPFEKSRP from the coding sequence ATGCAACTCTCCGAAGACATAAAGCCGCTGCATCACCTGCTCGAAGCCTCCAAGTTCATGGTTTCGGACGAGATCCGGGAGAAGTTTCAGCAAAACCTGAAAAGGTTTATGATCCCGAAAGGCCGCGTGCTCGTCGATCTGGGACAGGTTAGCCCGTCGCTGTATTTCATTGAAAAAGGGGTGATGCGCACGTACTACCTGCGCGGCTCGGAGGATATTACCTCGTTGCTTGTCTCGGAAGGTGACATTGTTTGCATTGCGGAAAGCTTTTTGCTGCAAAAACTTTCAAATGAAGTTTTGGAAACACTGGAAGACACGACGGTTTATGCGCTCTCCTACGATTCGTACCGCAAGCTCGTCGAAGAAGATGCCTACATGGGCAAACTGGCCGTGAAGTTACTGGAACAGCATCTGATCAATTTTACCGACAAGGTGAAAGTTTTCAAATATCTGTCTGTCGAAGAGCGCATTGCACATTATATCAGCCAGCCGTCGTCGCTTTTCCGCCGCATCCCCGATCATTATATTGCCACTTACCTTGGCACCACGCCGGCGACTTTCAGCCGTTGCCTGAAAACGGTCCCGTTCGAAAAGAGTCGTCCCTAA
- a CDS encoding ATP-binding cassette domain-containing protein → MLEADSMWLEYDGQKILQSIYIKLQTGHITALLGRNGTGKSSLMQMMFGTLRGHSQSVRVDGHYFSHPYKEQGLISYLPQQPFLPSALRVGHVCKLYGVEFTNLCEHFESLQAFEHTRMADLSVGNRRLVGTLLVLMMPVAFTLLDEPFAALSPLNIELMSTAIRQQSARKGILISDHAYEDVLRLAHETYLIAPVGRSILLTDAGSQLAEYGYTATKPTFQMKKRGE, encoded by the coding sequence ATGCTTGAAGCAGACAGCATGTGGCTGGAATATGATGGCCAAAAAATCCTGCAAAGCATTTACATCAAGCTGCAAACGGGGCACATCACCGCGTTACTGGGGCGAAATGGAACGGGCAAATCAAGCCTGATGCAGATGATGTTCGGGACACTTCGTGGGCACAGCCAATCGGTTCGGGTAGATGGGCACTATTTTTCGCATCCTTATAAGGAACAAGGATTGATCAGCTATCTGCCGCAGCAGCCATTTCTGCCGTCGGCATTGCGGGTGGGCCATGTATGCAAGTTGTATGGGGTTGAGTTTACAAATTTGTGTGAACATTTCGAAAGCCTTCAAGCATTCGAGCACACGCGTATGGCCGACCTATCGGTGGGTAACCGACGACTCGTGGGAACGTTGCTGGTGCTGATGATGCCCGTGGCTTTCACCTTGTTGGACGAGCCATTTGCCGCCCTTTCGCCGCTCAATATCGAGTTAATGAGCACAGCCATCCGGCAACAAAGCGCCCGTAAAGGCATCCTTATTTCCGATCACGCCTATGAAGACGTGCTCAGGCTGGCACACGAAACTTACCTGATCGCTCCGGTGGGAAGGAGTATTTTGCTGACAGACGCAGGTTCACAACTCGCGGAATATGGCTACACGGCCACCAAACCCACTTTTCAAATGAAAAAGCGAGGGGAATAA
- a CDS encoding BlaI/MecI/CopY family transcriptional regulator, with protein MELISHSGENIMRILWELGEGVVHDIIAKIPDPKPPYTTVSSIIRLLEKKGFVGHRAYGKTYVYFPAISRDEYARRSFAELMQHYFQGSPRNMISFILEENTFESDELDDLKGLINARYSKC; from the coding sequence ATGGAACTGATCAGTCATTCGGGGGAGAACATCATGCGCATTCTGTGGGAGCTGGGAGAAGGTGTGGTGCATGACATTATCGCAAAAATCCCCGATCCTAAACCGCCTTACACCACCGTTTCGTCCATCATCAGGCTGCTGGAAAAGAAGGGATTTGTGGGTCACAGGGCTTATGGCAAGACCTATGTGTATTTTCCGGCCATTTCGCGCGACGAGTATGCGCGCAGGTCGTTTGCAGAGTTAATGCAGCACTATTTCCAGGGATCGCCACGAAACATGATCTCTTTCATTCTGGAAGAAAATACGTTCGAATCCGACGAACTGGACGATTTGAAGGGCTTGATAAATGCCCGTTATTCCAAATGCTGA
- a CDS encoding CopD family protein translates to MTYLHFKALHIIFVVSWFAGLFYMPRLFVYHTEANEKPSPEREILIAQFTKMEKLLFNAIMTPACWLALLCGTAMLYITPAWLDQDWMKLKLVFVLGLLAYHSVTRKILLELRAGKFRFSSFQLRLFNEIATIFLFSIVFLVVLKNTVDWLWGVLGLIAFAIVIMTAVRIVKRMREKKAGQHLE, encoded by the coding sequence ATGACCTATCTCCATTTCAAGGCACTTCATATCATATTCGTAGTTAGCTGGTTTGCAGGGCTTTTTTACATGCCGAGGCTGTTTGTGTACCACACTGAGGCCAACGAAAAGCCCAGTCCCGAGCGTGAAATTCTGATTGCGCAATTTACCAAGATGGAGAAATTGCTCTTTAATGCGATCATGACGCCGGCCTGCTGGCTTGCATTGCTATGCGGCACGGCCATGCTCTACATCACGCCTGCCTGGCTCGATCAGGATTGGATGAAACTCAAACTCGTTTTTGTGCTCGGCCTGCTGGCTTATCATTCGGTAACACGGAAAATCCTGCTGGAATTACGCGCGGGAAAATTCCGGTTCTCATCTTTCCAATTGCGGCTTTTTAACGAAATAGCGACGATTTTCCTCTTCTCGATCGTCTTTTTGGTGGTTTTAAAAAACACAGTCGATTGGCTGTGGGGCGTGCTCGGCCTCATTGCATTTGCCATCGTGATCATGACCGCCGTGCGGATCGTCAAGCGGATGCGGGAGAAAAAAGCAGGTCAGCATTTGGAATAA
- the msrA gene encoding peptide-methionine (S)-S-oxide reductase MsrA, whose translation MRTTIPIFTFIFLCCMALVSCAQSDKKHKSKMDKETASTALDESNVDTANTEIATFGTGCFWCTEAVMESLDGVKKVVSGYSGGHDPNPSYKAVCTGTTGHAECVEVTYDPKVISYAELLEAFFRSHDPTTLNRQGNDVGTQYRSVIFYHTDDQKQLAETAKAELDKSGAYANPIVTEITKSQKFYPAEDYHQNYFANNPEQGYCAFVIAPKLDKFKKVFKDKLRKQI comes from the coding sequence ATGAGAACCACCATCCCGATTTTCACGTTTATATTTTTGTGCTGCATGGCCCTGGTGTCGTGCGCACAGTCTGACAAAAAACACAAGAGCAAAATGGACAAAGAAACAGCCTCAACTGCATTGGACGAAAGCAACGTCGATACTGCGAATACGGAAATCGCGACATTTGGCACAGGGTGTTTCTGGTGTACCGAAGCCGTGATGGAGTCACTCGACGGCGTCAAAAAGGTGGTTTCGGGCTACTCGGGCGGGCATGACCCCAATCCCAGCTACAAAGCGGTGTGCACAGGCACCACAGGCCACGCCGAATGTGTGGAAGTGACCTACGATCCCAAGGTGATCAGCTATGCCGAGCTGCTCGAAGCATTTTTCCGCAGCCACGACCCTACTACGCTGAACCGCCAGGGCAACGACGTGGGAACGCAATACCGTTCAGTCATTTTTTACCACACCGACGACCAGAAACAACTCGCCGAAACGGCCAAAGCTGAACTGGACAAATCGGGCGCTTATGCGAATCCGATTGTCACCGAAATCACTAAATCTCAGAAGTTTTACCCTGCGGAAGATTACCACCAGAATTATTTTGCCAACAATCCCGAGCAGGGCTACTGCGCCTTTGTGATTGCACCAAAACTGGATAAATTTAAAAAGGTATTTAAAGATAAGCTCCGCAAGCAGATCTGA
- a CDS encoding RluA family pseudouridine synthase — MKINFKDIIIFEDEDFLVVNKPPHLATLDERTADRGGSVLRLAKEYNPELQAAHRLDKETSGALAFAKNPAAYRHLAMQFEHREVTKRYHAVVNGIHDLEGISVYLPILPLKNGTAVKIDRADGKEAETIFNTLQVYRGYTLVECIPITGRMHQIRIHLSCLKAPIVNDPQYGGEPIFLSNLKRKFNLKKDTEEQPLIQRVALHARSLSFALMNGEDIRVEAPYPKDFEVLVKQLNKFGV, encoded by the coding sequence ATGAAGATCAATTTCAAAGACATTATCATATTCGAAGACGAGGATTTTTTGGTGGTAAATAAACCGCCGCATCTGGCAACCCTCGATGAGCGTACGGCTGACCGGGGCGGAAGCGTCCTCCGGCTTGCCAAAGAATACAATCCCGAATTACAAGCCGCCCACCGCCTCGACAAAGAAACATCGGGTGCATTGGCATTCGCGAAAAATCCCGCAGCTTACCGGCATCTGGCGATGCAATTCGAGCATCGGGAAGTTACCAAACGGTATCATGCCGTGGTGAACGGCATCCATGACCTCGAAGGGATTTCGGTGTACCTGCCCATTTTACCGCTGAAAAACGGAACGGCGGTGAAGATCGACAGGGCGGATGGCAAAGAGGCGGAGACGATTTTCAATACTTTGCAGGTGTACCGCGGCTACACATTAGTGGAATGTATCCCCATTACCGGGCGCATGCACCAGATCCGCATTCATTTGTCGTGCCTCAAAGCACCCATCGTGAATGACCCGCAGTACGGCGGCGAGCCGATCTTCCTTTCCAATCTGAAACGCAAGTTTAATTTGAAAAAGGATACGGAAGAGCAGCCTCTAATTCAGCGGGTTGCGCTGCATGCGCGGTCGCTATCGTTTGCCTTAATGAACGGCGAGGATATACGCGTAGAGGCGCCTTACCCTAAGGATTTCGAAGTGCTTGTAAAACAGCTCAATAAATTCGGCGTGTGA
- a CDS encoding ABC transporter ATP-binding protein translates to MKIIETSEIAKRYVMGSEIIQALKSVTISVNKGEYVAFMGPSGSGKSTLMNIIGCLDTPTTGKYILNNKDVSDMTENELAEIRNKEIGFVFQTFNLLPRMSSLDNVALPLIYAGLSKADRTEKAMQSLKNVGLENRAGHKPNELSGGQRQRVAIARALVNDPSILLADEPTGNLDTKTSYEIMDLFDQLYSKGNTIVMVTHEEDIAHYAHRIVRLRDGLVESDTINPNPTKVSALV, encoded by the coding sequence ATGAAAATCATAGAAACCAGCGAGATCGCCAAACGTTACGTCATGGGCAGCGAAATCATCCAGGCGCTCAAATCCGTCACGATTTCGGTGAACAAGGGCGAATATGTGGCATTTATGGGGCCGTCGGGTTCCGGCAAATCCACGCTGATGAACATTATCGGCTGTCTGGACACGCCAACGACCGGGAAATACATCCTGAACAACAAGGACGTGAGCGATATGACCGAAAACGAGCTGGCCGAGATCCGGAATAAGGAAATAGGCTTCGTTTTTCAGACATTTAACCTCTTGCCGAGGATGTCGTCGCTGGATAATGTGGCATTGCCGCTCATTTACGCAGGATTGAGCAAGGCGGACAGGACCGAAAAAGCCATGCAATCCCTCAAAAATGTGGGCCTTGAAAACCGGGCCGGGCACAAGCCCAATGAACTGTCGGGCGGCCAGCGCCAGCGTGTGGCGATCGCACGGGCGCTTGTGAACGATCCCAGCATCCTGCTCGCCGATGAACCAACCGGTAACCTCGACACCAAAACGTCCTACGAAATCATGGACCTTTTCGACCAACTGTACAGCAAAGGCAACACGATCGTGATGGTAACGCACGAAGAGGACATCGCGCATTACGCGCACCGCATCGTCCGCCTGCGCGACGGCCTCGTGGAGTCGGACACGATCAATCCGAACCCTACGAAGGTGAGTGCGCTCGTTTGA
- the atpD gene encoding F0F1 ATP synthase subunit beta, whose translation MANAANVGKITQVIGPVVDVSFEDSGAIPAILDALEVIKPNGQKVVLECQQHLGEDRIRTIAMDSTEGMQRGMQVTPLGAPIKMPIGEGIKGRLFNVIGEAIDGLTPLDSSTGISIHRAAPKFEELATATEVLFTGIKVIDLLAPYVKGGKIGLFGGAGVGKTVLIQELINNIAKAYSGLSVFAGVGERTREGNDLMREMIEAGIIKYGEDFKHSMEEGGWDISKVDYNTLKDSQATFVFGQMNEPPGARARVALSGLTMAEYFRDGDGEGQGRDILFFIDNIFRFTQAGSEVSALLGRMPSAVGYQPTLATEMGQMQERITSTKRGSITSVQAVYVPADDLTDPAPATTFAHLDATTVLSRKVSEKGIYPAVDPLDSASRILNAETLGAAHYDCAQRVKNILQRYKELQDIIAILGMEELSEEDKLVVSRARRVERFLSQPFFVAEQFTGLKGTLVDINDTIKGFNLIMDGAYDHLPEMAFNLVGTIEDAQAKGEKMLAEAGR comes from the coding sequence ATGGCAAACGCAGCAAACGTAGGAAAAATTACGCAGGTAATTGGCCCGGTTGTAGACGTATCATTTGAGGACAGCGGTGCTATCCCCGCGATCCTTGATGCGTTGGAAGTCATCAAACCAAACGGTCAGAAAGTTGTTCTTGAGTGCCAGCAGCACCTTGGTGAAGACCGTATCCGTACTATCGCGATGGATAGTACAGAAGGTATGCAACGCGGCATGCAGGTAACTCCGCTTGGAGCACCTATCAAAATGCCTATCGGCGAAGGTATCAAAGGACGTCTGTTCAACGTAATCGGTGAAGCGATCGACGGTCTTACTCCGCTGGATTCTTCAACCGGTATCTCTATCCACCGCGCAGCTCCGAAATTCGAAGAGCTGGCAACCGCTACCGAGGTACTTTTCACAGGTATCAAGGTAATCGACCTTCTTGCTCCTTATGTAAAAGGTGGTAAGATCGGTTTGTTCGGTGGTGCGGGTGTAGGTAAAACCGTATTGATCCAGGAGCTGATCAACAACATCGCGAAAGCATATTCCGGTCTTTCGGTATTCGCCGGTGTGGGTGAGCGTACACGTGAAGGTAATGACCTGATGCGTGAGATGATCGAAGCGGGTATCATCAAATACGGCGAGGATTTCAAGCACAGCATGGAAGAAGGCGGCTGGGATATCTCCAAAGTTGATTACAATACTCTAAAAGATTCGCAGGCGACATTCGTGTTCGGCCAGATGAACGAACCTCCTGGCGCACGTGCCCGTGTAGCTTTGTCAGGTTTGACAATGGCTGAGTATTTCCGTGACGGAGATGGCGAAGGACAAGGCCGCGATATCCTTTTCTTTATCGATAACATTTTCCGTTTTACACAAGCTGGTTCAGAGGTATCCGCTCTTTTGGGACGTATGCCATCTGCGGTAGGTTACCAACCTACGCTTGCTACTGAAATGGGTCAGATGCAGGAGCGCATTACCTCTACAAAACGTGGTTCAATCACTTCCGTACAGGCGGTTTACGTACCTGCGGATGACTTGACTGACCCGGCTCCGGCAACAACATTTGCCCACTTGGATGCTACGACCGTATTGAGCCGTAAAGTATCTGAGAAAGGTATCTACCCTGCCGTGGACCCGCTTGACTCCGCTTCACGTATTTTGAATGCAGAAACACTCGGTGCTGCTCACTACGATTGCGCACAGCGTGTGAAAAACATTCTTCAGCGTTACAAGGAATTGCAGGATATCATCGCGATCCTTGGTATGGAAGAGCTTTCCGAAGAGGATAAACTGGTCGTATCACGTGCACGTCGCGTTGAGCGCTTCCTTTCGCAGCCATTCTTCGTTGCTGAGCAATTCACAGGTTTGAAAGGTACATTGGTTGATATCAACGATACCATCAAAGGCTTCAACCTGATCATGGATGGTGCTTACGATCACCTTCCTGAAATGGCTTTCAACCTGGTTGGAACCATCGAAGACGCTCAGGCTAAGGGAGAAAAAATGCTGGCGGAAGCAGGCAGATAA
- the atpC gene encoding ATP synthase F1 subunit epsilon — protein sequence MHLEIITPDKKVFAGEANAVTLPGTEGQFQVLNRHAPLVSTLGKGDVVVDTGAGKQNFVIDGGVVEVLNNKVLVLAEAVL from the coding sequence ATGCATTTAGAAATCATTACCCCAGATAAAAAGGTATTTGCCGGCGAGGCGAATGCCGTAACATTACCGGGTACCGAAGGACAGTTTCAGGTTCTGAACCGTCACGCACCGCTGGTCAGCACGCTGGGCAAAGGTGATGTGGTAGTCGATACCGGCGCTGGCAAACAAAACTTCGTCATCGACGGAGGCGTTGTAGAAGTGCTGAACAACAAGGTATTGGTTCTCGCCGAGGCAGTTCTTTAA
- a CDS encoding type II toxin-antitoxin system VapC family toxin, producing the protein MSGTKILIDTNIAISLFKGDDRLGALLQDREAYVSFVSELELLGYHAISIEEESWVEMFLDECNIIDINAGIKELTTYVRRQYNFKLPDAIIAATSIFLGVPLLSTDGNFDRVKELIFIFYQS; encoded by the coding sequence ATGAGTGGGACGAAGATTCTGATTGATACAAATATTGCTATTAGCTTATTTAAAGGCGATGACCGATTAGGGGCACTTTTACAAGACAGAGAGGCTTACGTGTCATTCGTTAGCGAATTGGAGTTGCTGGGCTATCACGCAATCTCCATAGAAGAAGAATCATGGGTGGAAATGTTTCTGGATGAATGTAACATTATTGACATTAATGCAGGAATTAAAGAGCTCACGACCTACGTCCGGCGGCAATACAACTTCAAACTCCCCGACGCAATCATCGCTGCTACATCCATTTTCCTGGGTGTTCCGCTATTGTCAACCGACGGTAATTTCGATAGAGTTAAAGAGCTGATCTTCATATTTTATCAGTCCTAA
- a CDS encoding putative toxin-antitoxin system toxin component, PIN family — protein sequence MRIVIDTTDYISALIGKTHRGKVECVLLHENIEVLADATLLEEISEVAYRDKFRKYITIEEADQFISTLKRRLRPILVTSIVEVSPDPNDNFILELAKDGQADYIVTGDKRGLLNLGHFEGIPIVRLHEFLDIIKGHQ from the coding sequence GTGAGAATAGTCATCGACACAACAGACTATATCAGTGCCCTTATTGGAAAGACACATAGGGGTAAAGTTGAGTGTGTCCTCCTTCATGAAAATATAGAAGTCCTGGCTGATGCCACACTTCTAGAAGAAATCTCCGAAGTAGCTTATCGCGATAAATTCCGAAAATACATCACGATAGAAGAAGCAGATCAATTTATCAGCACTTTGAAGCGGCGCTTACGACCAATCTTAGTTACGTCAATTGTCGAAGTAAGTCCTGATCCTAACGACAACTTTATTCTTGAATTGGCCAAAGACGGTCAGGCTGACTACATTGTGACGGGAGATAAACGTGGGTTATTAAACCTTGGGCATTTCGAAGGCATTCCGATTGTCCGGCTGCATGAATTTTTGGATATAATCAAAGGTCATCAGTAA